The stretch of DNA ttgtattccctattgtattgtattggcTTCAGTTCTTTCGTGCGAGACTCGGAGAATTTGTATTTCCGATTTTTCGCTGGTTTCCTAGGATTTTAATTGTTGCCATTGATTTATTGCCTTGTCGTCGTTTCCTGAATTCTCTTCTTAAATACTATTATTTCGGTGAATTGTTTTTTAAGAAGAACTTACTACGCTAATTCATTACCTCATATCCTGCTGAGTTGTTAGTAATATAGCGattttaaataaagaaattaataACATGCTTATCATATGTGACTTTTAAGTTAAAACTCGCCGTTCTATTCGGTATTTTACCATTTCTAATAATTGTCATATTTTATCTtaattgatttctcaacttaatctcCTTAACCTGTCTGATatttttactttacttaaaaaggaatttttattatgttttaatttaataaatcctATATTAAGTTCAGTAGCTTATctgatgttgtattttattttaaaatgttattttcttcacctgAATGATTTCTAAATAAAACTTATTTTTCTCATTGATTTTCTACTTGGTTCAAAAACTGTAACTTTACATTAcgatacatatatataaataaaatctctGGAATACCCTAAATAGCATTGGTCATGGATATTATGTACCGAGTAGCACGTGAAATTTTTCGTACAAAGTGACATCGAgaatatgggcacaaggtgcccgGTGTGTTAAGGGATTGAAAGTTGTGACTTATGATATGAGAATACGAGAAGTGAGAttgttgaaattgtgtattggaAATGATTTGATTGGTTGAATTGACATCGTTTTCCCTACGTGAGCACATTTACACTACATTTGTACCCCGACTATGTGGCTGCTTAATTACTTGGTTATTTCTCGTTGCCATTCCTACCCCCCTTATTTTTACTACTGTTTGTGATTTGAATTCGTTCTGCTATTGGCATTACATTGATATTCCttccttgttagctttatatCATATCCTGCACAGGTTTACATGTTcggtaggtatcttgacctggcctcgttactactttatcaaggttaggctcgatacttactgagtatcactgtggtgtattcatgctatgcttcttcacatttttgtgcagaaccaagTACTTCAGATCAAGCTGATTTTGAGACATATGCTTGTGCGGCtggaaacttcaaggtacacTTGCCGGACGTTCACAAGCTCCTAAGTCACCTTCTGTTGTATTTATTTCCATTATTTCCTATTAGTCTGGAATAGTGAGAGACAACTAGAAAGAGATATCTTTTAAGTGAGAGAGAATATCAAGGGAGAGATTTTAGGATATGAAAAGTTGTACATAATTGAATTACAAAAGTAAGATTTTGTAACAAAAGTACAGTGCTTTAAATTACTTGGCGAAGTCGAAAACACAATAAATTAGATGTAGAGAGAGAAACACCGGCGATCTTTGAGAAAGGTAGCTAGCCTCGCCGATCAGAATGGCTCACCGTAATAATCTTCATCTCCCTACACAATCACCTCTTCCAATTGACACTATGGCTAGATTAATTACACCGAAAAGTGGTATCCCTTAGAAATTAGACCCAATGCAACTATTACATTGGTTGCCAAGCATGGGGAGTGCCCCTACTATCATGCAAGCACCACCGGAAAAGGAGAAGGATGAATCGCAAGTAATGGAACCAGGAATGCTTACAGCGGCACGGAAATTAACCTACTCAGTTGGGTCTCAAAGTACAAAATAGACCATGGCAGAGGTAGTAAAAGGCAACGGAGCTCAAACACAAAGCATACAACTGAATTTCTACCCTCCGGTAGAAGGATGGAGTGAAAATGGACAAGTTAAACCCAAAAGAGTTAGAACAGCAATGCTAGCGATGGAAAACAGCTTTGATTGGATACGTTCTAGGGGGAAATTCGTCTTTCAAGGAGATGCTCAAATTCGTTTATGGCGTTTGGAATCTAGTCACGACACATACGGTCCTTTTGCATGACGACGGGTATTTCATTTTCAGATTTGAATCTGTGGAGGACAAAAACTTAATTGTGCGAAATGGCCCTTATACCTTCAATAGCATACCTATGGTATTGAAGGATTGGGATCCGAATTTTCAGATTAAAAATGAATCTATGAGGATAGTTCCTGTATGGGTCAATTTACCCGGGCTGCCTGTTCAGTGTTGGGCTGAAGAAAACCTAGGTAGGATTGCTAGTCTATTAGGCAAACCTATTTGCACTGATAAGCTAACAGTAGAGTATGAAAGGATTTCATATGCTAGAATACTTGTTGAAATGGACATCACACAGCCATTACCAGAGGAAATTCTCATAGAAAATCCAGATGGGAGGAGTTGGATGCAGAGAGAAGATTTTGAATGGAAACCAAAGTTTTGCTTGGATTGCAACAAATTTGGTCATAGTACTGGTGAGTGTCAACAAGCAACAGATGCAGGAAATAATAGCACGCTGATTCTGCCTCAGGAGGAACCTATACAACAGGAGACAGTAGTAGAGATACAGGTGACTAATAGAGGCAAACAAGCAGTGGTTACTCAAGGATCAGCTGGCAAAACAAACCATCAGGAGATCAATTATGAGGAACTAGTTAGAAGAAATGCATTTGCTCCCCTAAAAATACTGGAAAGGCCATCAAATGAAAGACAGCAGGGGCAGTCCTCTAGTAATGAAGAAATCCAAAGGGAAAATAGGTGCAATCCCATTAATTATAATCCTCCATGATTATTGTGTCCTGAAATATAAGAGGACTGAATAAGTCCTATAAGCAACGAGAATTCATAAAGTTCTTATTGACGAATAAGGTAGATATGATAGCTTGTCTAGATACTAGAGTTAAACAACAAAGATCAAAGGCAATTCAGAGGAAGATGGGTGCTGATTGGCAATTCAAAGATAACTATGCTTATGCACCTAATGGTAGAATCTGGATAGGGTGAAAAGTAGCAAATGTTCAAGTAACAATACTGGATGGCTCAGATCAGATGATACACTGCCTAGTTAAGGATAAGAATTCATCCTTTACCAGCTACATAACTTTTGTATATGGATTACATACTGTGCAACACAGAATTCCACTCTGGCGAAACTTGAGGAATATGCAAAGTAATGGACCTTGGCTTGTAATAGGAGATTTTAATAGTGTGCTACATGTGGAGGACAGAGTGAATGGAATTCCAGTTCATCAAACAGAAATGACTAACTTTCAAAGTTGTCTTGATGATATTGGAGTGGGACAAATCACAAAAAGAGGATGCAGATTCTCATTGAGCAATAAGAGGGATGCAGAGGTTAGAATTTATAGTCATATAGACTGGGCTTTGGGGAATGTTGATTGGTTCAATGAGTATAATGGGGTGGAGGCCATCTACATGCTACCAAGTTGCTCAGATCACATTCCTATAATGATAAATACTGATGTTGATAAGATAAAAGAGGATATCAGAAAAGCATGGCTCAGTCGAATGGAGTTTCTTGAGATCAATACTGCTTGAGTTTGGGATACCATATAAGATGGTAACATTAATCATGAAGTATGTAACTATTGCTAGTTATACATTACTATTGAATGGTGGACTAACTGACAAATTTGAAGCAAGGAAGGGGCTAAGGCAGGGAGACCCAATATCTCCATATTTGTTTGTGTTGGCAATGGAGTACCTGAACAGATCTTTGAAGACACTCATTCAGAATCCAGACTTTAACTTCCATCCTAAATGTGCAAGATTACAAGTCCTACACATTTGCTTTGCAGATGATCTACTGATGTGTTGTAGAGCAGATGAAGTATCCATGAAGCTAATGATGGGAGCTTTTGATCACTTTTCTATTGTTTCTGGGCTACAAGCAAATCTGGAAAAGAGTTTACTATATATAGTAGGAGTGCCTATGGACTTCAAAGATAAAATGCTAGCAGAGTTACATTTAACAGTAGGCAATCTACCATTTAAGTACTTGGGAGTTcctctatccacaagaaaactcACTATTCATCAATGCATGCCACTAATTGAGAAGATTGTGGATAGGATCAAAAGCTGGACATCAAAGTTCCTGTCCTATGCTGGAAGATTACAACTCATTAAGAGTGTCCTGTTTGAAATGCAGACCTATTAGGCACAAGTATTCCTTATCCCAAAAAAAGTTATTAAGTTTGTCAATAGTATCTGCAGGATCTACTTGTGGACTGGAAGACATGATAATGCTCACAGAGCTCCTATTGCTTGGAAAATACTGTGCAAACCAAGAGTTGCTGGGGATCTGAATATTTTCAACTATGAGATATGGAATAAGGCTGCTTTGACTAAATTCCTATGGTCTATAATGGCAAAGAAGGGTAAGCTATGGATTAGATGGATCCACAGTCATTACATAAAATAGA from Nicotiana tomentosiformis chromosome 11, ASM39032v3, whole genome shotgun sequence encodes:
- the LOC138901072 gene encoding uncharacterized protein, with the translated sequence MGSAPTIMQAPPEKEKDESQVMEPGMLTAARKLTYSVGSQRGNSSFKEMLKFVYGVWNLVTTHTVLLHDDGYFIFRFESVEDKNLIVRNGPYTFNSIPMVLKDWDPNFQIKNESMRIVPVWVNLPGLPVQCWAEENLGRIASLLGKPICTDKLTVEYERISYARILVEMDITQPLPEEILIENPDGRSWMQREDFEWKPKFCLDCNKFGHSTGECQQATDAGNNSTLILPQEEPIQQETVVEIQVTNRGKQAVVTQGSAGKTNHQEINYEELVRRNAFAPLKILERPSNERQQGQSSSNEEIQRENRCNPINYNPP